Within Paenibacillus albicereus, the genomic segment TTCTACCCGCCGCCGCAGCTGACGAGCCGGCTCGAGGTGTATGACAACCTCGGCAAGCGCATGCTGTCGCATTACAACGAGCTGTTCCTCGAGTTCAAGATGCATCGCAAGTGAACCGCCCAAAGCCGCCGTTTCCCCTGTCCGGGAGCGGCATGGAAAAAGGGGCTGTCCGCAAGGCCGAGTCGATTCGGCTTCGCGGGACAGCCCCTTTTTGGCATGGGAGCGGATGACGGCGCAGAGGTGGCGGCGCGGAGAGCGGCTCAGCTCCGCCGCGCTCGTCGGCTGCGATTTACGAGAAGCTGACGGAGTAGCTGTTCGTCGTGAACGTAGCGTTCGGCGCGGACGTGATCTCGTAGCCGAACTGCACGCTGTTCACGATCTCGCTGCCCATCCACCCCTTGGACTTGCACCAGTTCAGGATGGCGAGCACGTCGACCGTGCCGGAGCTCGTGTTGCTCGTGCGGACGAAGGAGAACACGTCGTTGGAGCCGTTGCTGCCCTTGTACACGTTCCATGTATGGCCGCCGACGCTCACGTTCGTGAAGTTCGCGACCGGGTTGCCGCTGGAGTCCCACGAGCCGGCGATCGGACCGACGGCGCCTTGCTTGTTCATCCACAGCATGATCTCATGCGCGTTGTTGCCGGTCCAGATGTCGTAGGCGGCGACGAAGCTCGAGCCGCTCGAGGGCACGGTGACGTTGAAGGAGCTCTTGAGGCTGCTCAGCGCCGACAGCTGCGTGTTGATCGGACGCGTGCTGTTCGGGTACGACTTGATGCCGCCCGTGTTCGGATGGTTGGCGGTCACGCCCCATTTGCTGTACGAGTCGGCCCAGATCGTCTGCGTGCCTGCCCCGCTGCCCCAGATGTTGTTGTAGACGGTATACCCGCCGTTCGACCAGTTGCCCCATTGGTCCGAGCTCGTCCAGACGGCGGCGAAGGCGGTGGCGGACAGCAGCAGCGAGCCGATCAGCAGGCTGAGGAAGGCGGTCAGGCGCGTTCTTTTTTTCATTACGTTCATCTCCTTGGCTAAATGGGATTCGAGCGGGCTTGCAAGGCCGAGTGCGGCGGGCTTCGGTCCTCCTTTCCATCGGGAACGGCGCATGCCGCCTCCTGATTGGAAGCGCTATCATAACGCCGCATCTGCATTTTAGCATAGCGGCAAACGCAGGAAATACCCGCAAAAATA encodes:
- a CDS encoding GH12 family glycosyl hydrolase domain-containing protein encodes the protein MKKRTRLTAFLSLLIGSLLLSATAFAAVWTSSDQWGNWSNGGYTVYNNIWGSGAGTQTIWADSYSKWGVTANHPNTGGIKSYPNSTRPINTQLSALSSLKSSFNVTVPSSGSSFVAAYDIWTGNNAHEIMLWMNKQGAVGPIAGSWDSSGNPVANFTNVSVGGHTWNVYKGSNGSNDVFSFVRTSNTSSGTVDVLAILNWCKSKGWMGSEIVNSVQFGYEITSAPNATFTTNSYSVSFS